The following DNA comes from Thermodesulfobacteriota bacterium.
TACTTTTGAAGGTTGGTTTGAAGATGGAAAAGCATATTACGACCAGAAAAAAAGAGGTCTGGTCACCTGTCCGGTGTGCAATGACACCTCTGTTTCCAGGGTTCCTTCCACCTTTGCTATCAAAGCATCACAAAGACCGGCAAATTTTCCCGCCAAACAGCCCGAGCTTGATAAAATCGGCAGTAAAATAGTCGATTTTGTGCAGAAAAATTTTGATGATGTTGGCTGCGATTTTGCCAAAGAAGCACTCAAAATTCATTATGGAGCCGTTGAGCCGAGAAATATCAGGGGTATCAGCACAAAAGAAGAAGAAAAAACTCTGGAGGAAGAAGGCATAGAGTTTTTTAAAATTCCCATGCCAACCACGCCTGATACCGATGCATAGCCCATTTTTCCCACCTGCGTTTCCCCAAAAAGTCAAATCATCAGCGCAATGCAGTCTTAGCAGGCAAGATATATGAGACCATCAATTTTGCTAAACTTTTAAATAGCTGAGTTCTGCCTCTTTGCAGCACGGCAACTCAAAATAACTTATTGACATATCAAGAGTTTATAATATAGTTGTTTGAGAGTTTTTAATATACAGCTTGCCATAAATATGTTCCGAAATATGGAATTGCGGTATAAGTGGTTGTAGAAAAAAACGTTTCGATAACGGAACGTTTTTTTCTACAACCACTATAATCACCGGATGGCGTTGTAACAAGTCTTATATACAAGGCATATCGGT
Coding sequences within:
- a CDS encoding DUF1178 family protein; this translates as MIAYDLQCSSGHTFEGWFEDGKAYYDQKKRGLVTCPVCNDTSVSRVPSTFAIKASQRPANFPAKQPELDKIGSKIVDFVQKNFDDVGCDFAKEALKIHYGAVEPRNIRGISTKEEEKTLEEEGIEFFKIPMPTTPDTDA